The genomic stretch CTTATAACATTCGTGCTGAGCAAGCAGATATTGAAGATCCTTCCGTACAAGAAAAGGTATCAGAACATTTCACAAAGTTTGAAGATAAGATGGGTAATGTTTTCGAAGACACTGGGCTTATTAAGCCAAGCTTTGCGAAAGAACTAGAATAGATCCGACAAACCCTGCTTAGATTGCAGGGTTTTTTGTGCGTTGTATAAGTGAAGAGAATTCACTTATGATAAGCTAGGAGAGGGAAAGCGAGAGAAAGTTTAATTTTTATAAAAGGAAGTGGCACTATGAACACACGTTTATCGAAAATGACAGATTGGCTTACTGAACAAAAACAAGACTTTGCTTATATTCATTCCCCTTCAAATGTCTTTTACTTATCGAATTTCCATTGTGAACCGCATGAAAGGTTACTTGGTCTTTTTATCGTACCTCATCATGAGCCGTTCCTTGTAGTACCAGGAATGGAAGCTTCCCAAGCGCGTGACGCCGGATGGGAATATGAGATCATTGGCTATAGTGATTCAGAAAATCCTTTTGATTTTATTGATGAAGCGTTGAAAGAACGCGGTGTTCATCAGCCTGAAAGTGCTTCAATTGAAAAAGGAACGCTTGCTTATGAGCGCGCTGAAGAATTGCAGGATCGTTTTCCTGGTTTAAAGTATCATTCTGCAGAACTTGGACTGAATCAATTCCGTCTTATTAAAGATGAGAAGGAAGTTGAAGTATTACGTGAAGCAGCCGCACTTGCTGATTTTGGTGTAGAGACCGGAGTAAAAGCTTTACGCGAAGGTGTAACTGAAATGGAAGTGCTCGCTACGATTGAATTTGAATTGAAAAAGAAAGGTATTCGTGAAATGTCTTTTTCAACCATGGTTTTGTTTGGAGAGAAATCTGGCCAACCGCATGGTAATCCTGGCGATCGTCAGTTGAAGAAAGGGGACCTCGTTTTATTTGACCTTGGCGTTGTATTAAACGGGTATTGCTCTGATATTACACGGACAGTGGCGTTCGGTGAAGTGAATGAGAAACAAAAAGAAATTTATGATACCGTTTTGCGTGCTCTAACGGAATCACTTCATATCTCAAAGCCAGGAACTCGACTTGGCGATATTGATCTTGCATCTCGAAATGTCATTTCAAATGCAGGATACGGAGATTATTTTCCGCATCGGATCGGTCATGGTATCGGAATTGAAGTACACGAGTTTCCATCTTTGAGTGAGAAAAACGATAGTCTGCTACAAGAAGGAATGACCTACACGATTGAGCCGGGCATC from Bacillus sp. Cs-700 encodes the following:
- a CDS encoding Xaa-Pro peptidase family protein, with protein sequence MNTRLSKMTDWLTEQKQDFAYIHSPSNVFYLSNFHCEPHERLLGLFIVPHHEPFLVVPGMEASQARDAGWEYEIIGYSDSENPFDFIDEALKERGVHQPESASIEKGTLAYERAEELQDRFPGLKYHSAELGLNQFRLIKDEKEVEVLREAAALADFGVETGVKALREGVTEMEVLATIEFELKKKGIREMSFSTMVLFGEKSGQPHGNPGDRQLKKGDLVLFDLGVVLNGYCSDITRTVAFGEVNEKQKEIYDTVLRALTESLHISKPGTRLGDIDLASRNVISNAGYGDYFPHRIGHGIGIEVHEFPSLSEKNDSLLQEGMTYTIEPGIYLPDVGGVRIEDDVLVTENGYETLTKYPKELQIIE